CTTCATGGATACCTTCGTGGCGAGCTTCCGCCTGACCCTCGACGAGCTCAAGTAGAGCGACGCCGGGCCCAGGCGCGGCGCTAGGTCCCCGTGCTCCCGAAGCCGCCCTCGCCCCGGCTCGAGTCGGGCAGCCGCTCCGTCTCGACGAGGCGCGCCTGAGCGACGGGCTGGATGACGAGCTGGGCGATGCGCTCGCCACGCTCGAGGGTGACCGGCTCAGCGCCGTGGTTGATCAGGAGAACCTGGATCTCTCCGCGATAGCCCGCGTCGACCAAGCCGGGAGCGTTGAGCACGGTGATGCCGTGCTTGAGGGCGAGGCCGGAGCGCGGCAGGACCAGGCCGGCATGCCCCTCGGGAATGGCCAGACGCAGGCCGGTCGGCACGACGCCGCGCTCGCCGGGCTTGAGGGTGACCGA
Above is a window of Candidatus Methylomirabilota bacterium DNA encoding:
- the dut gene encoding dUTP diphosphatase → MDIPARRDEASPPLPAYARPGDAGLDLRAAQSVTLKPGERGVVPTGLRLAIPEGHAGLVLPRSGLALKHGITVLNAPGLVDAGYRGEIQVLLINHGAEPVTLERGERIAQLVIQPVAQARLVETERLPDSSRGEGGFGSTGT